A part of Macaca mulatta isolate MMU2019108-1 chromosome 12, T2T-MMU8v2.0, whole genome shotgun sequence genomic DNA contains:
- the LOC106992761 gene encoding nuclear body protein SP140-like protein isoform X6 — translation MILMFAVVQKKEISCEIFVNHFKENKVEIANAITKPFPFLESLRDNSFITEKMYADSQEACINLIPVQRVVYHVLCHLEKVFDCSVLSVLFSRVNLKEYPDLIEIHKSFKKALPFSQKRDGKKTPKMPSFQPSCKQGVIHSGTRTETSEPVRDVKSTYIKPEHSILGPGDALGTQQANTSTQVETRELKDLQIKKERGSEEMPSGRPHGRQELPFW, via the exons ATGATTCT GATGTTTGCAGTGGTCCAGAAGAAGGAGATTTCCTGTGAGATCTTTGTCAATCACTTCAAGGAAAATAAGGTGGAGATAGCAAATGCAATAACAAAGccatttccttttcttgaaaGCCTCAGAGACAATTCTTTTATCACTGAAAAGATGTATGCT GATTCTCAAGAAGCTTGTATAAACTTGATTCCTGTACAGAGAGTTGTGTACCACGTTCTCTGCCACCTGGAGAAGGTGTTTGATTGTTCAGTTCTGTCAGTCCTGTTCAGCAGGGTTAACTTGAAGGAGTATCCTGATTTAATTGAGATTCATAAAAGCTTCAAAAAGG cGCTCCCCTTTTCCCAGAAAAGGGACGGAAAAAAGACACCCAAAATGCCCAGCTTTCAGCCAAGCTGTAAACAAG GGGTCATCCATTCTGGAACCAGAACAGAAACCTCTGAGCCTGTCCGGGATGTGAAGTCAACATATATAAAGCCAGAACATTCTATCCTTGGCCCAGGTGATGCTCTTGGAACACAGCAAGCAAACACAAGCACCCAAGTAG AAACCAGGGAACTCAAGGATCTCcaaataaaaaaggagagagggTCAGAAGAGATGCCCAGTGGACGGCCACATGGTAGACAAG aaCTCCCTTTTTGGTAA